gcgtctgttaggactctggctaggagagtcctaattgagagggacattcatgtaaaacctacataagccgacccctattaaagaggtgaagaggccggctaagggctaggagattgtttcttagagaagaattaggagttgtaaaggaatatgagttttgagtagaagtcctattaggagttggttagaagtaggagtcttgagtaggagtcctattaggagttggggtttagaagccctataaatagccatatattcctcatcttttcataagcaatagatgaatcttttctacagcctttgagcagcaacttggagggaggaacccctatagagttccaaggaggccgatcccctaaagagatcaacccaaagtttagaatctataagggttctaacaggactAGCCTGGCCGAGCAACATGGCTCGGGCATTTGTTTGGTCGAGCAGCACTACTCGGTCACTTAGTTGGCCGAGCAGCTGCTAAAATGATGACTGAGTGCAGTGCTGATGGGCTGTGTGtgactggccgagcaacactactcgggtacTAGGGACTGGCCTAGCCGAGCAGCTGCTAAAATGATGACTGAGCGCAGCGCCGATGGGTAGCGTGTGACTGGTCGAGTAACACTACTCAGTCACTTAATTGGCCGAGCAATTGCTAAAATGATGACTGACAGCGGTGCTGATGGGCTGTGTGTGATTGGCCAAGCAACACTACTCGAGCATTAGGGACTGGCCTGGCCGAGCAACTGCTAAAATGATGGCTGAGCACAGCGTCGATGGGCTGCGTGTGACtggtcgagcaacactactcaggCACTAGTTTGGGCAAGAAGGTATCCGATCTCTACAAGATGTCTTTGAGTGGGAGATTTTGAATTTTTGGCCTTTTGGAGAATGGAAGAAAAGCCGGCTTCGACTTTGGCTTTGGCGGGAGCTCTAGTTCTTGATTGGGTTTCAAATCTTTTGAGCAGGATTCTCGAGTCCTTTTGCATATCTTCCTGTCGCCTTGCCTGGGAGTTTGGGCCTGGGCGCTCCTTCTCATGAGCCATTATGATGAAATGAGTTGTCTTCCTCTTTTGAGTAGGCGAAGGGTTGCTTCGGGCAGTGGATTTTTCTTTATAAGTCCCCCTGTCGGCTCCATTTTTCTCATTCGCTTTGTGGTTTTCCTGGTTCTCTTCCTCAGTCATCGTCGTCCTCAGTTTTTCCTCAGTTATTTAGCGGTTCAGGTCGGTCGGGatgtcctcttcttcttcctcgtcctcctcctctttgtctccttcttcttcttcaagtagTCCTAGGGGAAGTAGCCCGTTGTCGGGTGGGGCCTCCCCGGTGAACGAGAAGGTCGTGCGGGCCCTTCAAGTTTCGAAATCGCTGCATGATTTTGATTCTATTGTGACCAAGGAACTGCTTGGCCGCGTCTGAGAGCGCTATAGCATCCCGGCCGATTATGAGCTTCATGCTCCTCTGTTAGGGCAGTTGTGAAATTGTGAAATTGGGCAGATATGAGACGCATATGAAGTTCGATAATTTGCTTATTGTGAAATTGGGCAGGATCACCATGGTTATTGTGCTTAGCATATTGTATACTCTGTTGACCTTCCGAGGCTACACTTACGACAGATGAAATGTTTCTGCTTTCCATCTGTATTTCTATTTGTTGTATTGAACTTCTCTCTTGGGACAGTTTTTGGAGGTTCTTTGCAGGAGCTCAGGTAAGGTTAGGAGGTTCGCAGCTGGAACCACTGCTGGATATGCATTGTAtgtgatcaattgtaaattggatATCGCGGTTGCCCCAGGCTTGCATATTGAGGCTGTAAAGGAAGGGGAGGAACCTGTGGTCTTTGGTCCTAGTTCCATTCTTGTTAACTACGGGAAAGGTTGGAATTTGCAGACTGTTACTGATGAAGGTATATAGTCGACACTGAATTTTACAAGATTCAGTTGTATATTAAACAATTGTCTGGAAGTTGATATTACAAATgtgttttttataattatattcttCTAATCTCAGGGCATGACAAATCAATAGGAATGCTGCAGAATTCAAAGGTACTTCCAGACATCACTATATGTTTGTTTGTTAATCTTCAGCCATGCTTTCCTGAAACTATAGCAGATTATAATATTGATTGTATTGCTAGAATATTCACTAAATGTTACTTCTTAGAGTCTTGTGggcaaaaaaataacaaagaGGGTCATATTGAATAATCTAAGCAAGAGAACATGACAAACCAAAAGCGATGGTTTTTTTCAAGCTGTCAACTTTTTAGTTTTAGGTTTATTTTTCCATGGGCTTACTTCTGTGGCATAAGTTGTTATCATTAGTGGTAATTCCATGCTATTTCTCCATTGGCTGGCTTCATGGAGTAGGTTGTTATCCATAGTGAAAGTCATTTAATGCCTTTTAGGGGATTATGAGGTTTACGGTGTATTCATCtttgttaaaagaaaattcacattaaAGACCTTTTGAAAAAGAGATACATTGAAGCCACAGGAACAGAAAGATTGATTTGATGTCTTGAAGACAGCTTAGATCTTCATATTCCAGCTCACAAAAAGTGCATTAGAGGTGCCATTTGGAGATATAATAGATGAAGGCCGAAAGGGAACTCCTAATAGGTCTCTTAAAATTTCTATAGCACACATCATCTCTGGAAAAATTTGAAAACTCTGCACTACATGGTCTTAGTATTATCCTGTTAAGTAGCTAGTTAGCCTTGCTAGCATGCTTTACGTCTATACGATCCCCAAAGTAGTAGTGGTTTTCTAAAGCGGAACTCGGCTTATGGCAATTGAACGGTATACTTTTGTCCTATCTCGAAACTAAAATGCGAGAAATTATGAAGAAATAAGAATATGTATGATAGCGTCTTGCCAGAAAAATGCCATCAGGACCTGCTTAGATAACTGATATTTATTATCAAAACAAAAAGTTCTACtgctgctaaattttcaagcggcCTGAATATATGATTTATTACTCATTTGTGTAATCTTCTGTTATTATTTTgtagacaaattgaatgagtgcaTCTTTGCTGTCTGTCTTGGAATTTTGCAGAAATCACCCAACTTCCAATCCTTCAAGAAGCCGATGACTATGAATCAGCCAAATTCAACTATCAGTTTTCAGTATATTGGGAAGATACTACTAGCCTTTGCCTTCATGTTCCTGCTTGGAGGAATATTCACCTTCTTCTTGGAAAACCTCCCAGCTATGAACCTCTCAGCTGTATCAAGTCTATAACTTTATCAACTGTGTTGTTCTCTAGCATTCAGTTTGTGAATTATTGGATGTCCAAGACAGCTTTCTGTGGAGTGTCATAAAATCATTCCTAACATCACCATATATTGGATTATTTGTATTTCTTATCTTTAGTTTTTGCAAGGATGAACATGTGGAAGTCTTCCCTCATAATTAGCCTTAGAAAACATCTTGGTTTACTTGTCTTTTGGACATTTTTATATGCATATTCACAAGGAAAATGTTGGTCTGAATTAAAGTTTTATTTTTGAAGTTTGTATTGATGATTCTCTTGTACCAAAAAACACTTCTACATAGCCTGAAAACTGTGTTAGAGGTGGTTAACTGCAGGGTATGTTTTGGACTTGTACATTGGTTCTAAGTGCAGAAAAAATTGTTCATTCAAAACTGTAAATATTGTGTTTATTTGTGATATGTTGGTTGTTGGTGGTGGAATGAGGAGAGGGGGTGTTAATTCAAACTGGAGCAGCACAATGTCATTTGTTTGGTGTTGACTTTAATGGAGTTGGTCAGACATGATAGATTCTGATTCTCTTCATCCTAGTTAACCAAAGAATTGTAGATGATTAAGTTGCGAGTATAATTTATAACCTTAGTAATGCTAAAACTCCACCTCCCCATCATCTAGAAGCACAATATCATGTTCCAATTATGAAAAGACAAAAAAGAGGCTCTCATGAATGCTTGCTCAATGTTGTCAATCAAAAAAATTCAGATGCAAATGAAGAaagcaaaatcaaaacaaaatgaAGGATAAAAACTGCAAAAGAGAGAAGGAAACTAAAAGGCTTACACCAGATGGAAAATATTAATCACAAATATGCAGAAAACTTTAGCTGAGAAAGCTTAGATTATTTGTATACTCTTTATACTGCTGGCTACCAACTTCAGGATTATGTTCTTAGGTCATTATTTTCTCCATTTAATTTGAGACAAAAGAATTTACATCAGCCAGAGATTATGTGGCAGTTAACAAGATTTATGTGATAGATATatccaaatatcttctccaattcatATAATCCAATCTTAGGAATTAGATGCTGCACTATATCtcattccatttcatataatgGCAGTTATTATAATACTTCATTAGAACACTACCACTGATCCATAGAATTTGCAGATAACCTGAACGATATTATTATTAACATACACTTTAATGTTGCTACAAGCAAAAGCACAAATGTTCGTCCCCAAATGATGTGCTCTTTGTTTTGGTATAATCACTTCAACATCATGCAATACTACATAAAGCCAACTCTATGACGGGAGAAGATTGGCGCCCTCTGGACAATTAATGATACAAACTAATTAATCTCATGCAGCTCCATATTACTCCCTCAACTTTCGATGTgaaagatggaaagaagatgaagaacATGGAGTCAGAACATTGCAGGCAAGAATGTCCCCCAAGAAGTCGTAGCGCCAACCAAGAACGGTTCGCCCTCCTCGGTGCCCCGCTACCTTAGCCGGCTGCGAAGGCATCCCAACTCATCGACGAGTGGTGCGAGCTCGGCCAAGAAACCGTGGCGTCAACAACGAAGGGCTCCTCGACGGTGCCACACCGCTCAAGACTGTCCTCCTCACTGCTCCGGTGGCTGCAGTCACCTACGGGGGTCTCCACAAGTGAGGACGGTCCCCAAGAAGTCGTTGCACCGACCAAGAACGGTTCCCCCGCCTCGGTGCCCCCATTGCTGCTGCTGGCCGCGGTAGCCTCAGCCCGCGCTTGCGCCAGATCCTCGGCGCGAGAAATTGCTTTACGCCGGAGCTCCTCAAGAAATCTCAGTCTTCAGACGGGATCTTCCATCCCCGTCGCCTTCACCGAGCCACACTCCTCCCTGCCATCTTGATTGCCATCGTGTTCTCGCGCCAGGCGGAGGTAGCGACGGATGGCGTCATCGCCAAAGGAGAAGGCCTTACCGCAGGAGGTAAAGGCGACGACGGCGACGTCGACACTGCAGACGGCGCCGAGCTCCTCCGCCTTGGAGAAGAGGCCTTGGCGCCTCTTGGCGAAGGTGACGCGTCTTCGTTTAGCATTCTCTACAACCCTCATCTCCAGATTCCTCCGTTTCTTCTTCGACGACGAGGAAGACGACTCCGGAGACATCAAGAACCTATGACTTCTCGAAAGCAGGTCTGCGGAAACGTCGAAGCCAATGGGGGTTTTGATGATGGCACTCTCCGGCATACCAGCACACCGACACCCGCGAGCCCCCTTGACGGGCCCACTATGTTGGTCCAATCACAGTAACCGACCCGCGGCGGGTGTGACATGTATTAAGGTTAACAAAATTAAATTGATAAAATTTGTCCGAATCTTGATGAAGATTTAAATTAATGAAATTGTAAGATTTAAATTAAGATAAttattttcatatatctcttgttaATTTTTGAAGTCCAGTATGTGTAATCTTGTGAACCTAAAAACATGTTTATATGACTTCATAATTAATCTTCATAAATTGATCAACTTTTGGCACATTAATATCCTCTAAAAATGCTTATGTTGTAAAAGTGTTAATTGTTGTTTTTTTCTTTATCGATATCAATATATTTGGAAGATCTTAATGTATGTAGGGATGTTTTTAcaaaattttacaaaaataaatacgTAAACACTCCCTCTAAATATTCAGCATTGATAACTAGGAAAAAATAATTTGCATGATCAAATGAAACTGAGAGACAGATATAAATGATTAAagccaaaaaagaaaaacttgattGCAGACACTGTGAAAACCATCTGTTGCAGACGATGGTGGAGTGGCCCCCTTGTCATGAAGTAGAACTACGTTCTTCTACCGAGAGAGGAGTAGTGGCTCTAATTCTAATGCATACATGCATGCGAAGAATAGCAATCTCAGACGAGGTGTTCTTCTACCAAAGATCACCAGTCCAATCAAAAAAAGGTTTGTCGAATGATAAAGGCTACTGTGACAAAATTTATCACCAGTTCACAGGTTTATATCAATAAAGGCAAAAAACACATTGTCACATACAATTTTAAGCAACAACTGCAACTTTTATCTTCGTCTTCTTAGCAAGTGTTATTACAAATTACAACTCATGATGCATTCATTCGATTTGAGGAGGAGACACAACGCTCAGCTATCTTTGGGACTCGTTTTGCAGTGCAGATACAATCCCAGTCCCACCGAAACCACCACAGTCAAAACCAAGGCTAGTATGACCTGCCTTGCTTCGTACGTTCCCGAGttcagcttgcctattttaagcttCAGCTTCACTAGCTTGCGTTTGCCACCACAATAGCTTGCTGGTGTGACTGCTGCTTTCTTCCCTGCATCGATCCTTTCGGTGCCTTCCTCACCATCTTCATCTCCATCCTTACCTGCCACCTTCTCCGTGCCTTTCGGCTCTTTGAGCTGATCCTTCTTATCTTCCTCCACCTTCTGTGCATCAGATTCTTGGTTCTTCTTCACATCCTGTTGCTTCACGGCCTCCGCCGGCTCATCTTGCACGGCGGCCATGCCGGACGACTTTGGCAGCGTGATTTCGAGAAGTCCGTTGTAGAACTTGGCACGGATGCGGTCGAGGGTGCTGCGGTCGGGCACTTGGAATTCCTTGTGGAAGCGGCTCcacttggtgtcggtcaaggggcgCTCTCCGGTCATTTCTAGTTTCCCATGTCTGTTGATCTTGACCTTGAGCTGGTCCTTGCTGAAACCTATGTGGAGAAAGAAAGAACAACAAAACAGCTTCTTATTCTCAAGAAAAATGGATGAATTTGATGTGTTTATCGACCGAAATCTATAGCAGAAGAAGGTGACTGCGACATTAACGACGAGCGTGTCATCGTCTTGCTCCCGAAGCAGTTCATGCGGAGGAACGAAGTCCTCGTAGACGCGCTGTGGGAGGGTCGATCTCTGCCTTGTATCCATGCGAGGCTGTTTACGTAGGTGCTGCGTTGGGGGTCGAACGCCTGCAGTGCGATGGATCGGACGAAGATGATGGACACAAAACAGTGCAAGGTCGACTATATATAGATATTTATACTTGTACTAGATAAGGATACTTTGGGTTTGAAATACATCACCGGTACATTGTTCCTTGTGGTCTAGTTGTTGCAAAGGCTGGGTTATTCCATCTCCATGGGGATTCTACGTAGGTCGCCTCATAGCATGGGGAAGGGAGGTTCCTTGTTTGGTCTCCACTCTTCTACTTCCCCAGCTTAAATTAATGGCTATGCTTCTTGGATCATAAGTCAGAAGTTCTTGTAATGTAATGAACCATTACATTGCTACAGTCAACATGAGACAGAAAGCAATCCAAGAAACACATGTTAGACCAGCCATTGCCTTTCTCTCATACCGTTCCTGCTTCTCATGTTCTAGCAGTGTTCATGACCAAGCTCACAAAGCTTGTTGAGCCTTTTCCCTTCTCTGATGTATCAAAATCCAGAATGACCACTATTTTGAGACACGGCAATTTTTATTCAACCCCTCATGTCATATGAGAAGTGTATTTATTTAGGTTTCAGTGGCAATTCTACAAGAATTTCATGTCTAATCTGTAATTGCATTTATAAAGGAATAATGACATGAAGAAGGATCTTCAACACCTCAAACCCATATATTAAATGGTAACACCTTAGTATCATACTTTAGTATTTAGTATCATATGATCGATATCTCTCGCATAATTGACTCATAGTATCATGAGGCCGATATCTTTGTCGTCACCTTACTATCATATTGTTTGTACAACTTTATCTTAAAACATTACGACCTTACTCATGATTGTTATATTATTTGAAATTGGTGTGACACAATTGTaccaaatatcaatataattatttctatcatcaaattcatgatcttgaacataatatttttaaGTTACACTGTAAAAAAGTCTCTTGAGTGTCTTAGGAATCTAATTCTCTAGTACATTTAGCTCTTACAGATTTGATATTCAGTTGAAATTCTTAAATCGAAAGTTAACTTATGTTTTACCGAATATACTTCCAATATAGTTTTGTAAGATTTTTGACATATTCTGAAGTTTATAGATTTAAAACGTTTGAATTTAGCATCATCTGATATTGAAACAAACATGAAATGAATCTTGATTGACTCTGAATATTTTCAGCATATTTTTACTTGACGAACAACCAAAATGTCTTATAAGAGGTTCGTTTCCATGCGTGATCTACCATCATTAGCTATCTAATATACCCAAGCGGCGCGTAGTTGTTTTTTTTTCTCCTAAATCTTACACCAATACAATTCTCTTTTGCTATTGCTGCAGACAGCAGTGTCTCATCATGGTCATCTACCAGAAAGAGATGGCAACCATACACACATATCGGTATCTGACCTTTCTGGCTAGCTTCTACATGTGGAAAATACACATTTCTTTTTGgttttaattattaaatctatATCTATGTGGACAAGCTGCATTTGATAAACTTCTCATTCGTTGTCTTCCTCGTTTTTATCACAAGTATCATACAGTAAGAAACTGAAGCTGAGATCTTGTGCTAGTTGCGATAAATAAAAGATCAGATCTGCGCGCAGATTTGTCGTAGACATTTGTCATAGTAGTCCACGGGAATGAACGGATCTGCACACACCATCCGATAGTCAAACATGACCGAATCTCCTTTCGGAAGTCAACTGTCCTTCGCCAACATAAAAGCAAGCCCAGAAATGATAGCGGTAGAAAGCCTCTCGATCTCACCCACTTCTCCTTCCCTCTATTACATCCTGGTAGCTCCTTTGTTTCTTTGACCAAAGCTCCACTCAGTAGCAAATATGAAAAAACAGTCTTCTCTTGATAGCTCTTTCTTCTCAGTAAGCAATAAGGCCCGACCCAACAGATCCTTTAAGGATAAGTGATCAACAGCAGGTATATATTCTATTTGATGGGATAaacaaatttatatataaataaataaaaataggcCACAGtagaattaaatgaaaattataatcatataaaatatcaagatttacATAGGAAAAACCCTCCAACGCAAAAGATAAAAAACCACATGCAAACTAAGAAgtagatttattataaaaataataaatatataaatctcatgaTACAAAGATTACGTCacgatgcataatatcaaaaaacTCCTCAagtgatcataaaaaaaatctattacaAATGTGATCTAATATGAGGTACGAACACTACTTAGATGATTGAGAATGACCTCAGCATTATCTCCATCTTCTTCTCTTGTTCTTTTATCCTTAACCACTATTGATATGATTTCTCCCTTTTTCTCAGCTATGTTCATAGTCGTCATTGTCCTCTTTTCTTAGCCCTAGTCATCACAAGTTTAGGTTACAAGAGTTGTGGTTTTAATGATGATATAGGTTGTGGGTtattaaagcccactatgggctgaactaaTGAGTCATATgcctaacaacctcccccttcagcccataagggaggttgtctcatGGACTCCTAAATATGAAGGTATATCGACTAGTCATTGGCATATCTAATGTCTTTCTTTTAGTAAGATTTTTGTCAATATGTCTATCTTGTTATCATCTATATGAATATATGAATTTTCTGATGTTACAATTACTTCTTTTCAAATACATTTCAAATTCAGTGGTATTTGATATTTGTATGCTTTAACTTAGAATAAAAAATTGAGTTCTTACCTAAATGGATGACGCTCTAGTTGTCACAATACACtacataaattttttattttagtttcaattcttgtaagaattcttttatccataatatttatttacaaacctttatagcagcaatatattctgcctctatgaTGAATAGAGCAATACGCCTTTGTAATATGGATTGTCATGatacagctccccctacaaaagtgaGTACAAAACCTAatatggacttcctcgtatcaatatctcttaccatatctgcatctgtgtaacctatcaaTATAAGggatccacctccaaagcttaaataaaCTTTGAAGCTCTCtctaagatatctaaagatccacTTCACTGCTATATTGTGCTCTTTTGTTTGAATTTATAAGAAATGTACTACCAACATCCATTGCATGTACGATATCTAGCCTCGTATATACTATCGTGTACATTAGACTTCTAATTACtgtagcataaggaaccttttataTTTTCTCCTTCTCACTATTGATGGACTCTACTTTGAACAAAACTTGAAATGACCTGAAAGAGAAGAATCAATTgactttgcattgctcatactaaacctATCCAATACCTTCATAATATATTTCTCTTgtgacaatcaaatcttcttttttttttgagaaatctaCATGCCTAATATTTACTTTATTAGCCTCATGTCATTCATTACAAATGACTCACTCAATTCCTTCTTTAATCTATCAattatagacatatcttttctaaggataagaatatcatcaatataaagtaaaagaataataaaattctcaccaaaccatttgatttgatgtacacacaatgatctgaaatcattctttttatttatttttatttataaatgaaTAAAACTTTTTATATCACTGTCTTGAATCTTGCTTCAGCGCATACAAACTCTTCCTCAACTTATAGATAAAATTTCCTtatctttgactttgaagccttctggttgctccatataaattttctcctctaatTCACCATAAAGAAAAGCTATCTTCTTATATAACTATTCAATATCTAAGTCAAGACTAgcaacaataccaagagcaacacagatgaaagatattttaacaacaagagaaataatctctttaaacttaatatctttcttttgaccaaaacctttcacaaccaatctagctttgtactttggttgaaaaCATTGTTCCTGAGCCTTCAACTTGAAAACCTATTTATTTTTCAAGACCTTCCTTCCCTTTGGTAGTTGTACCAAATCATATATGTGGTTTTTCTGTAGAGCATCTATATCTTCCTGTATAGCAATTAACCACAtctttttctactcactttcaactgcctTCTAGGAACTCTCTAGTTcatctgcatcagtaagcatcacatactcatctgtaaagTATTTTCTAGAAGGTTGACATTGTttggaagatcttctcaacttagGTTATGTGGAAACTTGATCCTCATCTCTTTCCTACTTAATATGTCTTGCAGGTAGATCAATATCGACCTTTATACTATCTTCCTATACATCTCTCCCATCACCCTAATGTAATGGAGGAATAACGAGGTCAtagtctgctaatccttctgtagaagtcttggctggtgcctcctTCAAATCCTCAAGGGTTTGATCATAAAAAAGACCAAGATAACTAAGTGCCAACATCCTTAAGTGcctacatgcctcacatccttaagtgccAACATATagtcaaggttggtctttatatgGATATCAATCATGCTAATGATGCCTTCCATgctatagttgcccatcttgataataCCAAAATTTCTAGACTTGTAAGTAGCAAAGAAATCCCTTTGTGATGTAGCATAGTAAGAAGCACCTATGTTAGTAACCCACTTAAGattttaacatacacaagcaaaaatatcatcaaaagaagATATAATTAAATAGTCACTACCCTACACTATAACTATGGTGTTCTCTTTTGACTATATAAactccacttttttttttttttctcttcttaggttgcttgcattgattcttgtaatgtcctttctcgccacaattatagcaaacaatatcttttttttttatcttgacttgcttctacttaTACGTGAGTTACTTCAATCcttggactttgaccttcctttatTCTATGAAACAAGTGCCTATGATTCAATTTGAGTTATTGATGAATTTTTTCTCCTCAactccttattcaacaaaatgcttgttacttgactcatggtaatACTACCATCtagtgcagaattactaagggataccattagtgtctcccaactttctaacaATAAACTAAGAAataacaatgcttgcaactcattaTTAATAGACATTTTCAtataggataactggttagtaatactgtaCATTTCATTTAAACGCTCAGTAATAGAAGCGTCCTCTTTGTATTTTATGttcataagtttttttatcaagaaAGTATTATTGCTAGTCCTTTTTCTCTCAtaaagactttccaatttttttcaaagagagtatgtagaattttcaatataaacatggtgaaagatactATCATTGAGCTACTATCGAATAAACCTAATTATTTTTCGGTCTAACCTTTGCCAACTcatcattaggagttggttagaagtaggagtcttgaatatgaGTCACATTAGGAGTTAgaatttaaaagccctataaatagccatgtattccttctcttttattaAGCAATAgacgaatcttttctgcagcctttaagtaGTAATTTAGAGGaatgaacccctatagagttccaagaaggccgatcccctaaagaaatcaaccccaaggttagaatctgcaagggttctaccaaaggataactaaattgctgtAGTAGCAAGGTAGGAAACTATAACTTGTTATAATTCACAGGgatatcaaaggatgatccgtggtggtggagatgacggcggaatttggcgacgatgtttt
The window above is part of the Musa acuminata AAA Group cultivar baxijiao chromosome BXJ1-1, Cavendish_Baxijiao_AAA, whole genome shotgun sequence genome. Proteins encoded here:
- the LOC135679410 gene encoding agamous-like MADS-box protein AGL29; amino-acid sequence: MPESAIIKTPIGFDVSADLLSRSHRFLMSPESSSSSSKKKRRNLEMRVVENAKRRRVTFAKRRQGLFSKAEELGAVCSVDVAVVAFTSCGKAFSFGDDAIRRYLRLAREHDGNQDGREECGSVKATGMEDPV
- the LOC135676923 gene encoding uncharacterized protein LOC135676923 isoform X2, whose product is MDNEGRDEERGKSAESSQPPFLEVLCRSSGLHIEAVKEGEEPVVFGPSSILVNYGKGWNLQTVTDEGHDKSIGMLQNSKKSPNFQSFKKPMTMNQPNSTISFQYIGKILLAFAFMFLLGGIFTFFLENLPAMNLSAVSSL
- the LOC135676923 gene encoding uncharacterized protein LOC135676923 isoform X1; the encoded protein is MDNEGRDEERGKSAESSQPPFLEVLCRSSGKVRRFAAGTTAGYALYVINCKLDIAVAPGLHIEAVKEGEEPVVFGPSSILVNYGKGWNLQTVTDEGHDKSIGMLQNSKKSPNFQSFKKPMTMNQPNSTISFQYIGKILLAFAFMFLLGGIFTFFLENLPAMNLSAVSSL
- the LOC135587406 gene encoding inactive protein RESTRICTED TEV MOVEMENT 2-like: MDTRQRSTLPQRVYEDFVPPHELLREQDDDTLVVNVAVTFFCYRFRSINTSNSSIFLENKKLFCCSFFLHIGFSKDQLKVKINRHGKLEMTGERPLTDTKWSRFHKEFQVPDRSTLDRIRAKFYNGLLEITLPKSSGMAAVQDEPAEAVKQQDVKKNQESDAQKVEEDKKDQLKEPKGTEKVAGKDGDEDGEEGTERIDAGKKAAVTPASYCGGKRKLVKLKLKIGKLNSGTYEARQVILALVLTVVVSVGLGLYLHCKTSPKDS